In a genomic window of Streptomyces katrae:
- the arfB gene encoding alternative ribosome rescue aminoacyl-tRNA hydrolase ArfB, whose amino-acid sequence MPGPYVIRGAVVLPEAELAWRFSRSSGPGGQHVNTSDSRVELLFDVAATTALPQVWKERALERLAGRLVDGVLTVRASEHRSQYRNREMALVRMAAVLAEATAAPPKVRRPTRIPRGINERRLREKKARGETKRGRSARDW is encoded by the coding sequence ATGCCTGGTCCCTATGTCATCCGCGGTGCGGTCGTGCTCCCCGAGGCGGAGCTCGCCTGGCGGTTCTCGCGTTCCTCCGGGCCGGGCGGACAGCACGTGAACACCTCGGACTCGCGGGTGGAGCTGCTGTTCGACGTGGCCGCGACGACGGCGCTGCCGCAGGTGTGGAAGGAGCGGGCGCTGGAGCGGCTCGCCGGGCGGCTGGTGGACGGGGTGCTGACGGTACGGGCGTCCGAGCACCGGTCGCAGTACCGCAACCGGGAGATGGCGCTGGTGCGGATGGCGGCGGTGCTGGCGGAGGCGACGGCGGCCCCGCCGAAGGTCCGGCGGCCGACGAGGATCCCGCGCGGGATCAACGAGCGGCGGCTGCGGGAGAAGAAGGCGCGCGGGGAGACGAAGCGGGGGCGCAGCGCGCGGGACTGGTAG
- a CDS encoding response regulator, which translates to MTTILLCDDHVVVRAGLLALLGSEPDIEVLGEAGSGEEAVALAAKLHPDVVLMDLQLGEGIDGVEATRRITALPHPPHVLVLTTYDTDADITRAIGAGATGYLLKAERPEELFAAIHSAAAGRTTLSAPVASRVMAHMRGTRPTLTDRELDILGQLARGLGNRDIARALFISEATVKTHLGRIYDKLGVDTRAGAVAVAKEQRLLPS; encoded by the coding sequence ATGACGACGATCCTCCTCTGCGACGACCACGTCGTCGTCCGCGCCGGCCTGCTCGCCCTGCTCGGCAGCGAGCCCGACATCGAGGTGCTGGGAGAGGCCGGCAGCGGCGAGGAAGCCGTCGCCCTGGCCGCCAAGCTCCACCCCGACGTCGTCCTCATGGACCTCCAGCTGGGCGAGGGCATCGACGGCGTCGAAGCCACCCGCCGCATCACCGCCCTCCCCCACCCCCCGCACGTCCTCGTCCTCACCACCTACGACACGGACGCCGACATCACCCGCGCCATCGGCGCCGGCGCGACCGGCTACCTCCTGAAAGCCGAACGCCCCGAAGAACTCTTCGCCGCCATCCACTCGGCCGCGGCCGGCCGGACCACCCTCTCCGCCCCGGTCGCCAGCCGCGTCATGGCCCACATGCGCGGCACCCGCCCCACCCTCACCGACCGGGAACTCGACATCCTCGGCCAGCTGGCCCGCGGCCTCGGCAACCGCGACATCGCCCGCGCCCTGTTCATCAGCGAAGCCACGGTCAAAACCCACCTGGGCCGCATCTACGACAAGCTCGGCGTCGACACCCGAGCGGGCGCGGTGGCGGTGGCCAAGGAACAACGCCTCCTGCCGTCCTGA
- a CDS encoding GlcG/HbpS family heme-binding protein — MNTRTRVLTGTALAVVLGAGTFGAVSASATPAKKDEVKSGNFTTSTHLTVDAATRAAQAALTAAEKENQKVTVAVVDRNGNTIVTLRGDGAGPQSYESAQRKAYTAVSWNAPTSVLAGRLAQAPNLKDIPGTLFLAGAAPVQADGAPVAGIGVAGAPSGDLDEKFAKAGVEALGK, encoded by the coding sequence ATGAACACCCGTACCCGCGTCCTCACCGGTACCGCCCTCGCCGTCGTTCTCGGCGCCGGGACCTTCGGGGCCGTCAGCGCGAGCGCCACCCCTGCCAAGAAGGACGAGGTCAAGAGCGGCAACTTCACCACCTCGACCCACCTGACCGTCGACGCCGCCACTCGTGCCGCGCAGGCCGCGCTCACGGCCGCCGAGAAGGAGAACCAGAAGGTCACGGTCGCGGTGGTGGACCGCAACGGCAACACGATCGTCACCCTGCGCGGTGACGGCGCGGGCCCGCAGTCGTACGAGTCCGCCCAGCGCAAGGCCTACACCGCCGTGTCCTGGAACGCTCCGACCTCGGTGCTGGCCGGCCGGCTCGCGCAGGCCCCGAACCTGAAGGACATCCCGGGCACCCTGTTCCTCGCCGGTGCCGCCCCGGTGCAGGCCGACGGTGCGCCCGTCGCCGGGATCGGCGTGGCCGGTGCGCCGAGCGGTGACCTGGACGAGAAGTTCGCCAAGGCCGGTGTCGAGGCCCTGGGCAAGTAA
- a CDS encoding TerD family protein produces the protein MAVSLSKGGNISLSKEAPGLSAVTVGLGWDVRTTTGVDFDLDASAIAVDATGKVVSDGHFVFFNNKSTPDQTIVHTGDNRTGEGSGDDESIKVNLAGLPAGVDKIVFPVSIYDADSRSQNFGQVRNAYIRVVNQAGGAEIARYDLSEDAATETAMVFGELYRNGAEWKFRAVGQGYASGLTGIAQDFGVNV, from the coding sequence ATGGCAGTAAGCCTGTCCAAGGGCGGCAACATCTCGCTCTCGAAGGAGGCCCCCGGCCTCAGCGCCGTCACGGTCGGCCTCGGCTGGGACGTCCGTACGACGACCGGTGTCGACTTCGACCTCGACGCCTCGGCCATCGCGGTCGACGCCACGGGCAAGGTCGTCTCCGACGGCCACTTCGTCTTCTTCAACAACAAGTCCACCCCGGACCAGACCATCGTCCACACCGGTGACAACCGCACCGGCGAGGGCTCCGGCGACGACGAGTCCATCAAGGTCAACCTGGCCGGACTGCCGGCCGGCGTAGACAAGATCGTCTTCCCGGTCTCCATCTACGACGCCGACTCCCGCAGCCAGAACTTCGGCCAGGTGCGCAACGCGTACATCCGCGTCGTCAACCAGGCCGGCGGCGCCGAGATCGCCCGCTACGACCTCTCCGAGGACGCCGCCACCGAGACCGCCATGGTCTTCGGCGAGCTCTACCGCAACGGCGCCGAGTGGAAGTTCCGCGCCGTCGGCCAGGGCTACGCCTCCGGCCTCACCGGCATCGCCCAGGACTTCGGCGTCAACGTCTGA
- a CDS encoding M1 family metallopeptidase, translated as MELRALTRLAAPALAVLIALCAGCTGATVQGRPGASGLRDPYFPRAGNGGYQVEHYALDLAYDPADGELRGTAVVTARAEQGLSSFNLDFSGLKVEAVDVQGVAARYNRTGSELTVRPAKDVRKGEVFRTKVEYGGRPKPLVDPDGSKEGWISTGGGTAVGVGEPVGSMGWFPGNHHPSDKAAYDVTVTVPAGYEAVSNGELLSRRDVGGGRTAFAWRSAEPMASYLATVAVGKFKVTTGRTASGVSVYQAVSPGEEEASRAVLARVPEMVEWGSATFGPYPFGTVGSIVMPARSLGYALETQTKPVYPGAPDEELVLHELAHQWFGDSVSPRSWKDMWLNEGFATYAEWLWAESHGGVSAQRRFEAFLAGDTSVDGHAGVDWAAFPPASPPGAEHISDDPVYYRGAMVLHRIRQEVGDEKFFDLLRGWAADHRYGNASTADFTAYAQRRTGADLKRVWDVWLYGDARPKA; from the coding sequence GTGGAACTCCGCGCGCTCACCCGTCTCGCCGCCCCCGCCCTCGCCGTCCTGATCGCCCTCTGCGCGGGGTGTACGGGGGCGACGGTGCAGGGGCGGCCCGGCGCGTCGGGGCTGCGGGATCCGTACTTCCCCCGGGCGGGCAACGGCGGGTACCAGGTCGAGCACTACGCGCTGGACCTGGCGTACGACCCGGCCGACGGGGAGCTGCGCGGTACGGCGGTGGTCACGGCGCGGGCCGAGCAGGGGCTCAGTTCGTTCAACCTCGATTTCAGCGGGCTGAAGGTCGAGGCCGTGGACGTGCAGGGTGTGGCGGCGCGCTACAACCGAACCGGCAGCGAGTTGACGGTGCGTCCGGCGAAGGACGTGCGCAAGGGCGAGGTGTTCCGGACGAAGGTGGAGTACGGCGGCCGGCCGAAGCCGCTGGTCGATCCGGACGGGTCCAAGGAGGGCTGGATCAGCACCGGGGGCGGTACCGCGGTCGGTGTGGGGGAGCCGGTGGGGTCGATGGGCTGGTTCCCCGGCAACCACCATCCCAGTGACAAGGCCGCGTACGACGTCACGGTGACGGTTCCGGCGGGGTACGAGGCGGTGTCGAACGGGGAGTTGCTTTCCCGGCGGGACGTGGGGGGCGGGCGGACCGCGTTCGCGTGGCGGAGTGCGGAGCCGATGGCGAGCTATCTGGCGACGGTCGCCGTGGGGAAGTTCAAGGTGACCACGGGGCGGACCGCTTCGGGGGTGTCCGTGTACCAGGCCGTGTCGCCGGGGGAGGAAGAGGCGTCCCGTGCGGTGCTGGCGCGGGTGCCGGAGATGGTGGAGTGGGGGAGTGCCACGTTCGGGCCGTATCCGTTCGGGACGGTGGGTTCGATCGTGATGCCCGCGCGGTCGCTGGGGTACGCGCTGGAGACGCAGACCAAGCCGGTCTACCCGGGTGCGCCCGACGAGGAGCTGGTGCTGCACGAGCTGGCGCACCAGTGGTTCGGGGATTCGGTGTCGCCGAGGTCCTGGAAGGACATGTGGCTGAACGAGGGGTTCGCCACGTACGCGGAGTGGTTGTGGGCGGAGTCCCACGGGGGTGTGAGCGCGCAGCGGCGGTTCGAGGCGTTCCTGGCCGGTGACACGTCCGTGGACGGCCATGCCGGTGTCGACTGGGCGGCTTTCCCGCCGGCTTCGCCGCCCGGCGCCGAGCACATTTCCGATGATCCGGTCTATTACCGGGGTGCGATGGTGTTGCACCGGATCCGGCAGGAGGTGGGGGACGAGAAGTTCTTCGACCTGTTGCGGGGGTGGGCCGCCGATCACCGGTACGGGAACGCGAGCACGGCCGATTTCACCGCGTACGCGCAGCGGCGTACGGGGGCGGACTTGAAGAGGGTGTGGGACGTGTGGCTCTACGGGGACGCGCGGCCCAAGGCGTAG
- a CDS encoding sensor histidine kinase → MHAAFFLLLGASVARFLLRHPGEPRTPWIIALSITLALLYVLGPAVGGTAAAPPERTTPAPTLHRRRLWLGLVVATWVVLVVLAPSFAWCAVPLFFTALRTLPPRAAAALVTVLTVFVVAAQLKLSTAFDPNLLLAPPAIAALATAVFIHMERQAQAQRALIDDLIRTRRELAATERREGTLAERQRLSMEIHDTLAQHLSSQQMLLQAADRTWDTDPATARAHVRTATGIAARGLAEARRLVHDLAPPELDNGTGLADALRALDAGPDIEVRFHLEGTPAPLPDRAESALLRIAQGALANIREHSGARTAALTLSFLGDQVVLDIADDGTGFTTAPTGSATATPTDRGHGLPAIRARVRQLGGTLTIESTPGEGTVLSASIPLEPTG, encoded by the coding sequence ATGCACGCGGCGTTCTTCCTCCTGCTCGGCGCCTCCGTGGCCCGCTTCCTCCTCCGCCACCCCGGCGAACCCCGCACCCCCTGGATCATCGCCCTCAGCATCACCCTGGCCCTCCTCTACGTCCTCGGCCCCGCCGTGGGCGGCACCGCAGCCGCACCCCCCGAACGCACCACCCCCGCCCCCACCCTCCACCGCCGGAGGCTCTGGCTGGGCCTCGTCGTCGCCACCTGGGTGGTCCTCGTCGTCCTCGCACCCAGCTTCGCCTGGTGCGCCGTCCCCCTCTTCTTCACCGCCCTGCGCACCCTCCCCCCACGCGCCGCGGCAGCCCTCGTCACCGTCCTCACCGTCTTCGTCGTCGCGGCCCAGCTCAAGCTCTCCACCGCCTTCGACCCCAACCTCCTCCTCGCCCCACCCGCCATCGCCGCCCTCGCGACGGCCGTCTTCATCCACATGGAGCGCCAGGCCCAGGCCCAGCGGGCCCTCATCGACGACCTGATCCGCACCCGCAGGGAACTCGCCGCCACCGAACGCCGCGAAGGCACCCTCGCCGAACGCCAGCGCCTGTCCATGGAGATCCACGACACCCTCGCCCAGCACCTCTCCAGCCAGCAGATGCTCCTCCAGGCCGCCGACCGGACCTGGGACACCGACCCCGCCACCGCCCGCGCCCACGTCCGCACCGCCACCGGCATCGCCGCCCGCGGCCTCGCCGAAGCCCGCCGCCTCGTCCACGACCTGGCCCCGCCCGAACTGGACAACGGCACCGGCCTCGCCGACGCCCTGCGCGCCCTGGACGCCGGCCCCGACATCGAGGTCCGCTTCCACCTCGAGGGCACCCCCGCGCCCCTCCCCGACCGCGCCGAATCCGCCCTGCTGCGTATCGCCCAAGGCGCCCTCGCCAACATCCGCGAACACTCCGGCGCCCGCACCGCCGCCCTCACCCTCAGCTTCCTCGGCGACCAGGTCGTCCTGGACATCGCCGACGACGGCACCGGCTTCACCACCGCCCCCACCGGCTCCGCCACCGCCACCCCCACCGACCGCGGCCACGGCCTCCCCGCCATCCGCGCCCGCGTGCGCCAGCTCGGCGGAACCCTGACCATCGAATCCACCCCGGGCGAAGGCACCGTCCTCTCGGCCTCGATCCCCCTGGAGCCCACAGGATGA